Within the Chloroflexota bacterium genome, the region CTGCTGGATGCGGCGCAACTCGGTGCGCATCTGCTCGCGCAGCTTGGCGTCCAGGTTGCTCAGCGGCTCGTCCAGTAGCAGCACCTTGGGTTCCATAACGAGGGCCCGGGCCAGAGCGACCCGCTGCTGCTGGCCGCCTGAGAGTTGGTTGGGCGCCCGGTTTTCCAGGCCGGTCAACTCGGTCAGTTCCAGAACCTCGGCAACCCGTCGGTTGATTTCATCGGTGGAGAGCTTGCGAATCTTCAAGCCGTAGGCGATATTTTCGTAGACGCTCAGATGGGGGAAGATGGCATAGGACTGGAAAACCATCGACATCTGCCTTTTGTCGGGGGGCAATGGGGCTACGTCTGAGCCGTCAAGAATGATCTCGCCTTCGGTGGGGAACTCGAACCCTGCAATGAGTCGCAGGGTTGTCGTCTTTCCACAGCCGCTGGGGCCGAGCAAGGTGATAAACTCACCCTGTTCGATGTCCAGATTGGCATGGTCGACAGCGACAACTTCACCACTGCCGCCGCGGGCGGGGAAAATCTTGACCAAATTTCGGAGTGATAGATAGCTCATGGGACTATGCTCGAGATTCCTATTCGGAAGAGAGCTGGCGGTCGACGCCGCCAATCTCCTGAAGATCGATATCCAGGTCAGAGCTGTAGGCCCGGTCCATGATGAGGTAGAACAGGCCGATGGCAATCAATACGATGAAAATCACGATCATGGCGTAGGCGGTTGCGATATTGAGGCCACCCTGCTCAACCTCACTGAGAATCTGCACGGTGAGGATGCGCCATTTTGGTGTGGTCAAAAAGATGATAGCACTGAGTGATGTCATGTGCCGTGCGAAGGCGAAGATCAGCCCGGCCAGGAAGGCAGGAGCGATCAGGGGCAGGGTGACTCGCCGAAAGGTAACCTGCGAGTCGGCGCCCAGGGAGGTCGAGGCCTCCTCGATGGCGGGATCGATCTGCTGGAGCGATGCCACACCAGCGCGCAGGGAGGCAGGCATGCTGCGCACCGCGTAGGCGGCGATGATGATGTACGATGTCCCTACCAGGGCCAGGGGTGCGCCGGCAAAGATCAGCATGGTGCTGATTGCAAGTAACAGTGCTGAGAACAGGGCCTGGCGTCCA harbors:
- a CDS encoding ABC transporter ATP-binding protein, producing the protein MSYLSLRNLVKIFPARGGSGEVVAVDHANLDIEQGEFITLLGPSGCGKTTTLRLIAGFEFPTEGEIILDGSDVAPLPPDKRQMSMVFQSYAIFPHLSVYENIAYGLKIRKLSTDEINRRVAEVLELTELTGLENRAPNQLSGGQQQRVALARALVMEPKVLLLDEPLSNLDAKLREQMRTELRRIQQQLGITSVYVTHDQVEAMALSDRIVVMNLGEIEQVGPPWQIYRQPASRFVANFIGRANFVDATVLGTEDGKLSLSALEGKLQVPLPDTPRQPGEAVTLVVRPDAIRLVENDGEFIGTIRRSTYLGDQVEYEVDVADQTMVAVESDPRHVQVYPPNSQVGVDFLADAIYLLPT